GAGGCATTGTCTCGGAGATGGGCATCTCGAACTTGTGCATGGTGATTGCTGCTACAACTTGGAGCTTGCGTTGCGTTGTTGTGTTATTCGCGGTTAAGCCATATTTTCGTCCTTATGCTAGGACATGATATTGTTATCTGTGGATATGCCACAATTTACCCTTGTGCTAGGGTGTGTAGGCCTAGTTTAGCTAGGTTCAGGGTTTTAGCCCGATTTTCTAAAATTAACCGAGCGTTGTAGGGTtttgtctcattttcctcaaaAATGAGGCATTCGATCTGTGGCCTGCCACACTTTTGAATACAATTCAGGTGGGgatgctccccccccccccggtgacCATTCAAAAAAAAGTAGAGTTTTGAGGATTTGAGGGTTTGACAGGATCAGGGTGCTCCAACAAATTCCTTATTTCAGGTGGACCTAAGTGCATCTCAATTTCACATTATTTTAGGTGGGCATTGCCTAACAATTGTCATTAGCTCCCAACTAAGCCTGTCTTTTAATATTTAATAATCAATCCCTGTCACTATAGGGCCCTGCATTCAACCATTTCTATTATTCAAGTTTGTCCGATCTTTACCGTATACATTGCAGATAAGGCTAGAACCCTTTGCTTGCGCATGGCAATTGAGTTGCACCTTCCTTTGTGTTGACTAGACAAACATGGCTGGTAGAGTAGTAAGTCCTTGTCTACATGGCAAAGAAGATATTAGATCTTGACAAATGGAACATAATTATAGGAAGAACGAGACTGGATCTTATAATAGCAAGCGTTACAAGTCGTGCTTTTAGTTGGAGTAGAAATTAAGTTTACACAGTAATATGGagctttgctttatttatcgtTATAATATTTGACAACGCTGTTAAGGAATTGCTTATAGGCAGAAGGCTGGATCCTCATCCGCTGctgaaagaaacaaagaaactGATACATCCAGTCCAGGTGGGGTTCCTCATCCGCTGctgaaagaaacaaagaaactGATACATCCAGTCCAGGTGGGGTTGGCCGAGGGCCAATAAATTAAGGTTGCCCAGACCCTAATAGTTCTTAGTGCACACCCACTCGGGGAAAGACCCAATCTCTCTAAAAGACTGCACACCCACTCGGGGAAAGGCTCAATCTCCCTAAAAGACTAGTTTGATAGAGGAATGATGGCTCTCTCTTTTAAAGTGGtttcctcctcccaagctaagCAAGGTGTGATTATTCAGAGGCTCACACGGTCGCCGCCCGACTACAACTGGGCCACTTGGCCATTTTTTTATTGCGTTTTTGCCAGCGGGTAATAGTGGAAGATGCCCTCGTCACAAACCAAGCTAGGAATTGGTAATAGTCTACTATGTTTGCAtcaatatatttttttcatcGCTTTTATTTACAGTGTGCAGCATATGCGTCCCAGTGATTCCGTTCAATCGCTCTTGTTAggtatttgaaattttgatgatTTTTATTCAAGTTTGTCCGACCTTTATTTATCGGATCCATTGCAGATAGGCCACCGCGCTTGCGGCAAGCGTGGCAGTTAAGTTGCACCTTCCTTAGTGTTGACTTAACATGGCTGGTAGAGTAGTAAGTCCTTGTTTTACATGGCAAGATAAGAGATTAGGTCTTGATCAATGCAATAAAATTATGGCATATGGAGAGGCCGGTTTAAtcctttatataaaaaatagccAGCGTACGTTACAAGTCGTGGTTTAGTCAGCAATTAAGTTCACACAGCGATAGGGTTCTTTCATCCGCTGCTGAAAGAACCAAAGAGTGGAGGGCAGTGTGGCCCTTTGGAGCTGAGCTACGAAGCTATTTAGTAGTAACTGGAGGGAACTCCCAAATTTGAAGAATCGTCTAATAGAGCTAGCGGTAGCAGATTAGCAGCAGAGTtcactttcaaaaaaaaaaaagattagcagGAGCCCACCAGTTATTTGCAGATGGTAACTACAGCAACGTCCACGCCGCCACGGCCGTCTGATGAGGAGGAGTGGAAGGAAGCAGCTGAAGACGTCCCGGCTGATTCCGTCAACCACCTGGAAGGAAGAATCTTTCCTTTGGGTCTGGAAGCATTGCTCAAGAAGCAAGCAATAGAGTTCCATGCCGAATTTGCCAAGATGGAGACGAAGATCCATAGGCTCCCTCCGAGCCTGCAGGGCCTGGACCCACGGTACTCCGTCCCCAAGGCCGTGGCCATCGGCCCTTaccaccgccgctcgccccaTCTCCAAAAGATGGACATGGTGAAGAACGTGGCGACACGCCACTTCATCATCGGCATCTTCCGCTCGTGCGAGGAGATGTATGCGGCGTTCTGCTCCGCCATAGGTGATGTCGATGTCCGCAGCCTCTACGACGTGCTCACCGACGATGCGGTAGCAGGTATGAGCGATGATGAGTTCTTGACTATGATGCTCGTTGATGGTTGCTTCTTGCTGCAGTACATGCTCAAGTGTACAGGCAACCATCATAGGATGCCTCCGTCGTTGGTGTCCTTTTTCGACGCCAACCAAAGTGTTATCGACAATGACATCATGCTGCTGGAAAATCAGCTCCCATGGGTGGTGATCCAGACCCTCAGGAAGTTCAAGAAAGTACCAGTTGAGAAGTTCATCGCCAAGATGGGGCGCACGCTCCAAGTTGCCCGCAAGGAAGAAGAGCATGACAGAATATTTGCCTTGGGTGGATACACGCCGCCACATCTCCTTGGCCTCCTCCGATTGTACAAAGCGCCCAGATACACTGTTGTTCCAAACAACCAAGACGAAAGCTTTTCTCTGATTAactgctgctactgctacaACAACAGCGGAGTGCCCCCATCTGATGGGTTCCGCCCAATGTCGAAGACTGTTAGCGCCATCGAGCTTGCAGAAATCGGCATCAAGCTCACGGCCAGCAGGACGACCAAGTTCAAGGACATGGGCTTCAAGAAAAAGCTCTTCGGCAGCGAGATATTCCTGGCGCCACTGTTGCTAGATGAAATAAGGTCATGCTGGCTCCTCAACCTGGCGGCCTTGGAGCTCTGCACGGCCACAAGTTCTAACGAGACTGAAAACCAAGCCATCTGCTCGTACCTCGCCGTCTTGGCTATGCTCATGGATCGTGAGGACGATGTGCACAAGCTGCGATCGAAGCGCCTCGTGCAAGGAGAGCTCACCAACAAGGAGACGCTAGACTTCTTTAAGAGCCTTATAAAGCGCGTAAGTGGCGGCCCCCTCTACATCCACATCATGGAGGAGATCGAGGACTACAAGCTCAAGAGGTGGATGTGGATCAAGGTGCACGCGTTTGTTTACAACAACTACAAAATGATCACTGCGGTGCTCTCCATCGTCGGCGTTCTTGTGGGCATGTTCAAGGCACTCTTCTCTCTGAAGCGGCACTAGCAGCTGGCCGGCTGCTAGACCTACCATTGTTCAAATGATGACTTTCCTCATTTTGTAATTCGTGCAGTCAATGTACTGCAGTAAGGTGTATGTCTTTGGTTTAATCTCTTGTACATCTTTATTTGTTCCTTTTTGCTGTTGTAACCTGTTGTGGCATGGTGAACGAAAGAGGCGTCGGTGAGGCGCTATAAGAAGGCCCTCTTGAAGAAGCGCGACCAGGCGGGCGCGCTTCGGCAAGTACCTCGAGGTCGTGGAGGCCGGCAAGGCCAAGATCGCACAGCCGGCGAGCTCCTGCCGCACGAGATCGCTAGCCCGGCAGAAAAAGTATATATATAACCCCCAACATATCAATGGTTTATCATATCACCCTCTGAACTACAAAATTGAATTTTTAACCTCTTATCTTTACAAAATCAGACATTTAACCACCCAAGATGGCTTTGTAGCCCGGTTTTGCTACACTGGTGCGGTtttgtccttttcttttttatttatatccgctattttttaaaaatcatagtaaattttagaaaaatcataaaataggaaatataattttgttgaaCTCTACATGAGTAGAACTACACAGCGAATATATATGGTATGTTTTAGTACAAAGTTTTTGTAGTAGCTTTAGATCTATGTTTTTTCGTAGGTAATTGGAATAATTCATGATACAGTTTTTATGGTTTAATTGTGATAAAGTTTTTATGAAGGGCTAAAATTATAGCATGTTTGAATTGTGGGTCATGCATGCTGCACAGGAGGCTGGCATAGTTCAGGGGAAGCCAGCTCGTCAGCGTCAAACTGCTGGATGTAGCCGTTGGCCTTGTACTCCTTgacgagccccgccgcgcgctcctTGACCTGGCTGAGCTTCTCCCGCAGGCCGTCGGTCATCTCGTCGGTCataggcggcgcggcgcagcgcCCGCGGAGCTTCCGCGGCAGCATGCGAGTTCGCATCAGACCAGACGCGGCCGTCAAGGCCGCCAAGAGGCGAGCTGCATCAGCCCCTCGCCGGCAGACGACCGTGTGTGCTCTGCTCGGCTTCCCAAGTACCGATGCTGACTACCGTACGCTCCTCCTTGTACCGCAACGGCAAGCTCGTCAAAACCAATCGGACGAACCCAAACTCATATGAGCAGCGAGCTCCAATCATCTTTTGTTTTTTCAGAGCTCCAACATCGCTTTCTTGGTATTCAGTGATGCTAGATTTCCGTACGTCAAATGTTGTCTTGTCAACAGGATTGAACATTCTCAATCAATCGTCCGTCAGTTGATGGTTTCTCATCTCCATATATCTGATGAATAATATCAGCAAAATCGAGCTTAGGCTGTGTTTAGGTCACTTtgccaaaaaattttgaaagggaatcttaatatttcggagtactaaataaagtctatttacaaaactttttgcatagatggattgtaaatcgcgagacgaatctaatgagtctaattaattcacgattaattcatgattaatgaaTGATTaatatagcatcactgttgcaaatcatggattaagtaggcccattagattcgtctcgcaatttacaacccatccgtgcaaaaaatttataaataaactttatttagtatggTACTCTGTATCCAAATATTCGTTGTGATGTTTTTGgggaaaaaaatttaaaacgaAACACTGCCTTAGAACTTCTTAAGAAAAAAAACACGGCCTTGTGCTATTAATATGGCGACCTGTGTATACAGACAGTCCTTTACATACTACGCGGTGGATCTCCCACAATTGGCGATCGTTTCTATGCTGAAAATGGATGGAATGGTGAAGCACTGGATAAAGATTCAGGCATGGGCATGCAACCGAATATGGAAACCTGCAGAGGATGACGAGACAGACCGCCGCCTCGCGAGCCAGCCTTGTCCGTGAAAACAGCAGCAAAGACAAGTGCGGCCAGCtccactgacgggtgggcctCGCATTTCGAtgccccacctgtcagtgggATCTTCGTCGGCGGGGAACGCCGACTGGCCGCATCGGTTGACTCCACCAACCTTCCTTCCTCGGGGGCCGTTCCACTTCCACCCACCCCTCCCCTCGATCTCACTCCCCCCCCCCGTGCTCAATGGAGCCCCCGCCCCCCGaccccacctcgccgccggcgaccggctcccccgccgccgctgagggctcctccccgtccccgggaggcggcgatggcgaggcggcggagggcgggtTCAGCGCGGGGCTGGAGCCGCTCTGGTCGCTCCTTTTCGGCGACCCCGAGGAGCTGGAGCCCATGTGGTCGCCGCCCAGGGACTTCGGCGTCGGCGCGGGGTTCGCGGCCCCGGAGCCGGACGCCGACGAGGGCGACGCCGAGGGGCCCTGGGACGGCGCGCCGTGGCGCTCCACCGGgatcgtcgccggcgagggcgcggccgccgcgttcCCGGAGTTCGACCCCGCCGCGGAAGCTTCCACGGGAGGGGCCGCGCCAGAGGTGAGGCCGCTCGATTATTCCGCCCCCGATTCTGCTTCGCCGGTGCCGCCGTGCTCCCAAGCTCCGGTGCCTTTAGAGGTGCGTGCGCCCGAGCTGGTCCCCGGCTGGGACGAGCCTGCGCTACCGCCCGCAGCGGCTTCTTCGGAAGCCAAACTAGAGGAGTGCACCCTCAACTCggtgccatcgccgccggccccgccttCTCGGGATGATCCTGATTTGGGGGCAGAGGACGGGTCCTCCCCGCAGAAAATCACCTCGGGAGCCATGGTGGTTGTTGGTCTGACTGCGGTGGAACGTCCTGAGGTCAATGCAGCTAGCTGCAGTATGCCAGATGTTGTTGGCAGAGATCGCACACCTCTCCGGAGGTCCCCGAGGATTGTGGCAGCCAAGGCCAAAGCATATGCCGCGTCTCTGGAACGGAATGCTGACTCATCTAGAGCTTCCAAGCTCCGGTTAGCAGTTTCTGGGCGGAGCAGCATCAGTGAAGGGAGCCTACTTGAGGAGACGACCACAGTTGACTTGCTCGATGGGGTGAAGCAGCAAGGATCACGAGAGATTGTTGCAGTGCAGAGCTCCTCTATCACTGTTGTGGTGGCTTTACCTGTGGTGAACAAAAGGACCTTGAAGAACAAAGCAGTGCCCGTGTCCTCTCCAAGGAAGACTAGATCAGCCTCAAAGGTATTAGTGAATTCCAACAGGGTCTCAGCTGTCTCGCCAGCAATGAATTGTGGGCCTGTGAACAAAGCAGGTTCTCATATACCTCCTAGGAAGCACAAGCTTGCTTCTGAGAAATGCTTGCCCAGTTTGGAGAGAGTGGATGCTGTGTTACATAACTCTGGGTTAGTGAGTGCTAATAAAGTTGAGATGCCCCTAGAGCTCCAGGCAGCAGCATCTCAACCTCCAAAGGCAAAAAGGGCCAGGGTATCCTCAGGGAAATGCTCATCCAACTTGAGGAGGGCAGAGAACAATAATACCTCAATCTGCAAACTGCCAATGGTCACGGTGACCTCAGATCCAGAGGATAAGCCTAAACTTATATTGGATAAGTATTCTATTGATTCTGAAATGGTGGATGGCGAGGATGGTTCCTGTTTCTTTATGGGTGAGGCAGTGCCTGACGAGGAGGCTA
The nucleotide sequence above comes from Panicum virgatum strain AP13 chromosome 3K, P.virgatum_v5, whole genome shotgun sequence. Encoded proteins:
- the LOC120701013 gene encoding uncharacterized protein LOC120701013, which produces MVTTATSTPPRPSDEEEWKEAAEDVPADSVNHLEGRIFPLGLEALLKKQAIEFHAEFAKMETKIHRLPPSLQGLDPRYSVPKAVAIGPYHRRSPHLQKMDMVKNVATRHFIIGIFRSCEEMYAAFCSAIGDVDVRSLYDVLTDDAVAGMSDDEFLTMMLVDGCFLLQYMLKCTGNHHRMPPSLVSFFDANQSVIDNDIMLLENQLPWVVIQTLRKFKKVPVEKFIAKMGRTLQVARKEEEHDRIFALGGYTPPHLLGLLRLYKAPRYTVVPNNQDESFSLINCCYCYNNSGVPPSDGFRPMSKTVSAIELAEIGIKLTASRTTKFKDMGFKKKLFGSEIFLAPLLLDEIRSCWLLNLAALELCTATSSNETENQAICSYLAVLAMLMDREDDVHKLRSKRLVQGELTNKETLDFFKSLIKRVSGGPLYIHIMEEIEDYKLKRWMWIKVHAFVYNNYKMITAVLSIVGVLVGMFKALFSLKRH